GTAGAATCTACAACCGTTATGTACACCATATCATTGAAGTGGTTCTTGATGAGGAATCACTGCAGGTCCAGGTGCTAGGGTGAACTGCAAGCTCCGACGTTGTCCAGCCTGCAGCATAAATGCAGCAACTTCAGTTCCTGCAAGTGCTGCTGCTTCCTGATGCAATAGCATTTATGGACAAATATTAGgggaaaaaatcaataaaattattaaataaccAACTACACAAGCCAGCAACTCTCAGGAACGATTTTGAAACCCAAATGAACTAAGACTGTGTCTGTGTCTgcgtgtggagagagagagagagagagagagagagagagagagagagagagagagagatatcttAACTAGGAAAAGGAACAAAGAGAAACTCAAGAAGACCCCATTTGTCAACATACAGACCATTTACCAGCCCCATGCATGTAGCCAGCCATAATTCAACAGTTCAATCCAATTATATCTAGGCGGAAAACTTCTCTTAAATTACTAAAAAGGTAGCTCAAAGCACGGTTCAAAAAATATGTTGGCTTTCCTTTTGTAATCAAACTCATCACACTAAAAGGCCATATCAAGGAACATATTTGGGTTAAAATTTCTTTCCTCCAAAACTGCAGAACCAAAATGCTAACCTGTCTTTGCCTACGTCGCTGTAATATACTGATGGCCCATGCCATAATGTAACATGGCAGAAGAAAGCCAGCAGCCCGAAGTAAGAAAATCTGTAAAACCTAAACAATTAAGTTAAAAAGATCAACAATGTGAACTTTCAAAGACAAAACTCTTTTTTGATAATTGATATTCATAAGACAAACTCAAAGACCCATATCCTACATACAGAGAAAAAGGCGGAAGCATCATCATCTCCATCAGCACTGGCGAGGGATAGAGCATGCCTTAACAGCAGAAGAGCCATTAACTGccaaggaaaaagagaaaaagatccAAACCATACAGTATTGTAATGTGTACTGTATAATATCATGTACTAGGGGTCAATAAAGACAACAAgactaaattttattttccaattgGTAGGGTGTATCCCAGGAGTTGCTTATGAGAAGATCCAGATCACAACTTACAATAAGGTCTGCATGTTGTCAACCAGTATAAACAAGATCCCAAGGACAACATATAAAATTCCATAGATGAAAGGAGTCATGAAAGAATTTGATTCCTACACACCCAAGCAATGCCAAGCCTAGCAAAAATCTCATACCATATAGCCTTAACCACATCACAATGGAAAAGAAGGTGATGCCCAAGAGGGTGCAGTCTTTAGGCTTGTTGGAGAGGTATTCAGGGCAATCGAAAAATTGtggctgtttggaagatggtgcctctATGCATTATGTGGGTGTATTTGGAATAAGAGGAAGGGGCGCTGTTTTGACAATAGAGAATGCTCGGTGGGAGGGattagacatttttttttacatacgTTGTTACTTTGGGCTCGGTTATTGTATTGGATGGGACTAGTCTTAATGACTTTCATCCCCTTTTTTCAGCtcttagcttgtaattaggtgtctttctcttgtatacttcctgcgTACTTCGGCAATGCCTAATTATGAGGTctaataaattttcttacttgtgttaaaaaaaaaaaaattggttctATAACTTACAATTATAGCAGCAGAGCGGCAAAATGTAGCACCACCAGCACTGGTATCCGCATATTCATCATACTCGGCCTCCAAAAGATGTTGTTCCGCTGCCGCCATTGCCAATAGTCGAGGGTCATGCAAATCCAAAGGTGTACCAGAAATCGTCCAACCCTCACTGTGAGACATAAATATCAAATTTTCCAGTACGAGTATGTAAGAACAGATCCATTCATAGCAATCCCTATAAAAAGAATCTCTATTTGCATGGACAAATGTAAATACTAAAGAGTACGACATAGTAAAATAGGCAACGTGTGTGTGCAAGAAAATATATGTATCTGTATCTGTACGTGCCTGTTTCTGTATAtagttcaaaaaaattataagctgTATCCACACACCAAGAAATCAATATAATTCATCAATGAGAATGGTAAATGCATGGGACAGCGTTCTAGTTACCTTATATCAATTGAAGTATCTTCAGAGTGAGGTGGAGGTGGTGGGGCAGTATAGCCAGGTTGGTAAGGCTGCAAAGACAGGATTTCTATGTGAAGGAGATAAACTCACATGACCTCTTAAGTCGTAATTGGAAGAACACATGAACATAAGCTTTAACCAAATGCACACTAACATGCTCACATATTGTACTTAAACATGAGACCAAATGCCCATCCTTACCCATGTCTGTGCCAAATGCAGCTAAAAAATTCAACACTTTTTGAATGTAACTGTAacattttaaaaagtaattttccaCAATATTAACCATAAAGATCATAAGGCATCAAGTTCTATTTTTACCAATGTAAGTGGCAATAACCCAGATATCAGATATGCATAGTAAAAATTGGATTTTGTGAGGCCTATAAGAGCATGCTAAAAAAGATAGCCAGGTATTTAAAAATAAGGCATCAAGTTCTTTTGAATACCATAATTTACCACATTATCTCATTTGGTACCTATGCAACAACAGACACGATAGCTCATCATTTaacaatttattttgtgatatacAGTTCACATCACTCAGAAATAGAAAACTATCACAATTCCCAGTTTCTGAAACTAAACAAGTTGCTTATATCTATGTCTCAATGAATATTTCAATGTTCGAATATAAACTCaacataaataaatcatttatgTAGATATTCTACCAAACAGAGATTAAGATAGAAACAACTACAGATGCTACGAATGCATGGGCTTACCTGATGACATATCTCACAAGTAATATCTCCCTTCTCATTGCACCATCGCTGAACACATTTTCTATGAGCAAACTGCATAAAAAAGAAGGGGCCAGGGGGAAGTTGTAAGTTTTGGTGGCTTCAGCTTTATTACAACAACTCAatggaatttttaaaaaagaaatgcaaaggGAATACAAAATGCAAGTTTTGATTTTTGGGAATATGCTTCAAACATGTCAGCTACAACAAAAGGAAGCCATATCtgtgtgtgtgggtgtgtgACAGAGAGCCGATACACACGACACATACCGCTATGAGGCCACTAATGTACAGCCCAAAACTAGCAGTTAGCTTGACGAGAGAAATGTGTCCTTAACATGAAGTTGACTATGTAAGACAGGGTTCCATATATATGTGAAAGTTGCCTATTTTTCAATCAGAAAAACATATGAATGATGACTGCCGACACTTGTAGCCAAGTGGAAGTACCTCTCCTTTTAAAATTCAGGAGAGACCTTGTGTTCCAAGGGAAAAGGATATCAAATTGTACAGCCAAAATTACCTTTTGTATTGTATTATATCGAGACGAGCATGACCAGTTAGATGTATTAAAGGAAATTTATGCCAAAATAAAACCCTCAGacatccaaaaacatcaaattcaGAAAGGAGAGCATTgtttctgagagagagagaatacctTCAAACTACCACTGCAAGAACAAGGGACCTCCAAATTTTTAACGCTGTCCTCCTCCTGGCAGATACGACATTCCACGGACTGAATCagtggttcttcttcttcttcagacACACCATGTTCCCCAACTCTCTCAACATCAATAGTGCAAGTGGGTGGATGAGCAGGATGTGAGCCAGAACCCTCTCCAGAAGATCCTGGGACTCCCTCAGCCCCTTGCACTGAATGCAAATTCTCGGACTTAACATGGCCATCAACACACAAAACCACATGGTCACCCATTCTTACTCAAACCACAGCTCCTGATTCACCATAAAATCCTATAAGCTAATTCATCAGAAGAAAAAGCTTTGAATTCATCAAAAGAAAACTGATATTCCAGTTAATTCCATACAATTTACTGCTTATGCAGCTATAGTTCGAGACTTCAAAATATCTACGTGATGTATTGTGCTTCTCTCTACGGAAACATAAAGCATCAAAATGGAATTATTCAGTTCTCCTCTACTTTTCTCGGTTTCATCAGACAGCAAGAAAAATcaattgaaaatttggaaatagTGACGGGATGAATTGGTAGCCGCAGCTCACAAACATAAGATTCCGCGTTCCCctgttctttttgttttaatttttcccTTTATTTTCCGGAAATATCTCAATAAGCTAAAACAGGAAATGACAACATTTTCGTACGAAGAAATTCAAAGTCCTTACAAAGTCAACCCATTTCGGCTCTCTGTTTGGCTGCTCAGAAAATGCAGAAAAACATCATTCCACCCAGTAAAACGCAATTCCCACAAACACTAAGTGAAACAATAACAACAGAGAgaattactgataaaaaaataacaaagaagaaactcaaaatttcaaaatttctctctttttgccTTTTGTTTTCGCAAACAAACAAAAGTGATAACTCCAAAGCCCAATGGCAACCAAAATCCCAACTAAaatgccaagaaaaaaaaaaaagaatcaacaaAGTCCTAGAACCATTCGACACAAGACACTAGAATCAACAATCACAACAAAATTTCGACCAATTTGGGATCTTTTCATTAATCCCAAGCTAAATTAACAAAAACAAAGGGGGATGCTatggaaattaagaaaaagCCAAAGGTGAAAGTACCTGAAGATTTCCACGAATTTGCTTACTTTTGGACTCTGGGTTTTCAGCTTCTGAGGAAAAGAAAACGGCAAACACGACCTCCTATTTTCCCTTTGAAATTACAatgaacaagagagagagagagagagaggggggggggggggggggttttaCGTATTTATATACGAGGGAACGGACTTGTGATTAGGTTCGGAGTAGACGAAGCTGGACCTACTTGTACTTCTAGCTAGGTGCGGTAACGTCCGTTTAAAGTCGAGTACAAAATTACGATTTTACCCTCATTTTACGCGTCTTGCTTCATCCCTGGACCTTCCATTGCTTCCGATTGACCAATCAACCCCTTAAGGCACGTTTGAAACTTATTCAAtcgtgattttattttatctcattttattttatttttaaatataaaattattaatttaattattataatttttacaaaattttaaataaaaaaaattttcaactttttcaagtttctaaataaaaataatattataaaactatattcttataatattttaattttataatatttttttattcaactttttctctcttattttttaaaacttaaaaaatatttaagtcaacctattatattattattcacaaaattcttatcttatttcactctccaaacctaCCCTTACGTCTGGTTTGAATGACATAGTCCTCACAACTCATCACATTTCAATATCCAAATACCACAAactcatatattttataattttaaattttcaactttttcatctaattattcaaacaaaatataaaaaataattcaaaaattttaaattataaaataaaaataatattaaaaaattaaattctaataatattttaattttataatatttttattcaacttattctaccttattttctaaaatttcatcaAACATCTTAACTAGTCAAACTACTGTAAAACGAGGCTAACGCGTTTCTGATATCTTATCTTTAGAATTCATGATTCTTGACGTGATGTCACTAACATATGAAGACATGGCGCTTCATCCAAATAACAATAAATCCTAAATATCCATGCTAGCTGCACAAACTCGGGTGTCTTACACAAAACTTTTCGTACGTGCTGTATTGATTAATGTATTAGTTTGGGTGTCAACTATAACAAGAAAATGGCCCATTTCTTTAGGGTAAAGCGTCCTGTGAAAGCTGTCGGCTAATCCCAGAAAACATGTTCGGTAGTTACAAGAGATATACAGCACAGACTGATCTATAGTGACCCTTAAGACATTTGTGGGTTCTGATGTAAATTAGCTAGTAAAGTGGATGATCAATTACCAGTTTAATTAATTAGGGTTTGTATGGTACCTACCAAGCTCcaagtaaataaacaaaaaagtgCACAAACCTTTCTTCTCGAGCAGCATTAGCTGGCCATCATGAAGCCCTTTGTTATCAGGTATTAGCTTGAATATAATGTCTTTATGCATCACTTTTCACCCTGTACTTTTTGGACAACAAGTGCTCGATCGATTGTTAAAGTGGCAGATCTCTCAATCGTCCAAGATAGGGGGGGGTGggaataatgaaaaaaaatgcagtcactgtttaattttttttttttccactttaGTAGGCATTGATGGTGtttctaatgattttttttttttttttttttaaattttaagatcatGAGTTAGGTAGGTAGTTCATAATTGTGGAAATAACCCTTTATCATGTCTCTTTGTTTGATCATCCTGGCATTGTTTCATTGGCACGTTTAGGGTCgtttttgttataattattaGGTCACTCCAAGATCGTGAGAGGCGAAAATGACCCTAAAGATCGCTCCATTTAGCATCCTGATCAGTCTACGGTTTGGTATTCATCTTGagatacatgcatgcatgtgagatatttagattgtaaagttaacCGTAACCCAcctaaaaatgcaaataaatttagatatcaTTAAAGAAATCAAGTTAATAATATGGCAATTTACCCACATAGCTAGTCCAAATGGTAAAAGCGAACTTGTGCATGTGTATGAATTCCACGTCATCATaggttcaaaatttttaaaaatcaaactgcAATTTAAATGAAAGGCCACGGCGGTTAAGTTGTTGTGCCAAtcctttcaaaaatttagatttCTTAAGTGAGATCTAAAGACTCTACCATGAGGTGATTCTCCtgtcataataataataataataataataatatgacaaTTTGAGTTCCAGCTAAGCTATGGTATTGTCATTCTGATAAAAGGAGgggttaatatataaataaatatatatatatatatatatgaaggaaAAGTTTGGAGTGACATGGTACTTTTAAAttggaaaattttaattataaatataattatatattaatctacgcattaatttaatataattaatcaaaaaataaattttattaaaaataatattaatttaaattttaaatattaaaaagttaatattattatacGACTTTACTTATTCATAATAAAATTCCTTTTAGATACCACGTTCTCGTAAGCCATAAAGTACTACTGATCCAAGAGAGGGGCCACGGTGGTGGTTTCGGCTAGCAGTCTCGTGAAAAGCACTCCcaaggtttttcttttctatttgttGTACTACATCGACGACAAATTCTTATCGACTCTTTTGATAAAggttgtttgattttttattttttattaatttttttatccttaaacatttaaaagaaaatcacaacatcattaaaaaaatacctttttaattattaaataaaaaaattatatcgatATTCATCATCAATAGAGATCTTTGGTACACctagcattattctttttctatGGTACCCCTATAAAGCTACAGTAGATAAGGTTGCATAAGTTTAAAATGAGTTATTATGGTTGAAGAATATTCCACACTTCATCCTTATAAGATAGGAGGGTATACGAAAGGCCAAAATCCATCATGCAAGGCGGCATCGTGAAACTTTCACATTCCTATAATCTCACGTTAAggcttaaatttaaaaaatggcGGCTCTATTGGAATATGGCAGTAGAAACTATAAATAGATTGATGGTAATGAGGGCAGCAGTAGGCAGGTTTTGAATATAGTTATAATGAATCAGCTTTCAAGTTATCTCTAAAGATTATCTACACATACTTCAATCTTTAGGGAAACATAAACAGATACAGATGGTCGAACTGATTGGATCTTTGTTGATGTCTAAGGAGCACGCACGGTGGGTTGTACATAGGCCTGTGCAAGAAATCCGATAGCCTGATCAACCCACAACACCTGACTTAATATGACCCGATAAAGTTGGTTTGATATTAAAATCGGTTTTGACCCCCATTTGACCCGATTAATGTTGAGCTGTCATTTTCAAGAAACAGAGTCCTTTCTACCCAAAACtgaaacttctctctctctctctctctctctctctctctctctctctctctctctctctctctctctctctctctctctctctctctctctctcacacacacacacacagataaAAGCCTTTAACATTCTGCTACGACTTTCAGAGACGAGATGCTGAAAATGGAAAGAGATCAATGAGGTGTAATTGGCGATCGTGTTGCTCTCGTGCTCTAATTGCTTCTTCGACCTACTCTGCAGCAAGGGCCCCGTGCTCCTGTCCAGAGAATCGCTGGAATGCTCATCGGACCTCGTTTCTCAGGCGTGAAATGTGGAATCAATAAACGAGTTCATCAAGTATGAGCGAAACTTCGTGCCTGGGTTCAATTATATGGCTCGGTTTCGCTCCCATTCACTAGACACGTCTGCGAGACTGCGAGAGAATAATCTATTGCATGGATTCTCAAGGTATGGTTCCAACTCCCCACTCTTCGGATTGAGGTGGGCATCCTTTGTTATGGGTTTGGTTGTAATGGAAAGTGCATAAGAGAGCGGATATGGAAATGGAACGTTTGAGAGATGTTTGGCCATTCGAAACCGTCTAGGTTAGATTGAGGTGGACATTATTCTTTGTTATTGATTTAGTtgtaatggaaagtgtaaaggAAAGCAGATATGGAAATGGAATGTTTAGGAGATGTTTGCGCAGTTGAAACCGCTGTCTTGACCCGACCTGAATGTGTCGGGTTGGATCGGTTTATTTTCCAAGTTGGCTTATGTGCGGATTGGGTCGGATTGGCCGAGTTGCAGGCCTAGTTGCACTAGTACATGGGGCTTACACATCGACCATGGTGTGGCATGAATATTCAGATCTACAATGCCTTCAGTAGAAAAAGTTGATGAAACAACATGTGTAGCATGATTAGGAGCCTTGGAAGTGGTTGGCACACGAAGCACATACACCACTTTGGGCAGCGTGTGAggcccatgcatgcatatattaaaatgagatacatgacttattcaatttttatgttTCAGCGGTCTTGAAATCTAGTTTGGGAAACGCATTACTTAAAGATGTAAGAATACGATATATTAGTCTTTTTCTACTATGTtggaagaaaaacaaagaaaaacgtAATGAAAATGATCTTAAGATTAAAGGAGATGAGGGGGAGGGAGTGTGAATtgtgaaatcaccacttgtTCTAAAGCAAAGGTTCTGAGTTCGAATTTTGACTCTacattttatcatatttaattaaatattctataaaTTGGGTTACTCATTGAGGGAGAATCTAGCTCACATGTGAGAAAaaatgttaagaatataatacctgtgacacccccaaattcccacgcccgaacacggggaaatcgaggcgtccggatggtgacaacccgggtcaccgtcctatcgacgggtgccaagtgtgtgtaaggcaacataagtgtacaaagaaacacgcagcggataacgaaagtcataactaagtaccagaatttttcttaacgtaatacaagctgtttaaaacgtatatagataaaatattacaaaacacaaatacagttttaaacaaatataaaacacagcatcagcagcccggcggagccgcatcctcgggctcagcctcctcctcttcgtcctctaactctgcaccaaaagctacggaaccaagaatggtaccgcaggtaagtaaaacccaaacactaccagataaaaacacataaaactcaaacaagatgcatgaaacatgcccaatgcacaaagcccataaaacacccgttttccacacacgccaaaaacccatttggcccaaaaacacacaaaacgtcccatttggcctctcaaaccattatccaattttaaccgcgtgcaccatgacctcccctagggatcatccgcacaccctggctccagtgccacaccgcagagtaccaccgcgcgtgtgacacctaacaagcgatgcctagttccgcgcgtgcgtagccaagcatcctctagccctcaccagcgaagggccacggagtcagtgcgtagggcgatgcccggttccgcgcccggcgcgttcgtagccaagcaacccctagcccccgctcccgtcgtctagcgacaactcaggggacatcactcagtttattccgctcccgagtgaccagaggagctccaccgggataataccccatcccggcttggggtcgtgataaacacgcacccgtaaaaccactcacgccaaaacacaggcttttcacacaattccacaaacacacgtgcatgcaccatgcaatgccataacaatgcaaaataaa
This Carya illinoinensis cultivar Pawnee chromosome 11, C.illinoinensisPawnee_v1, whole genome shotgun sequence DNA region includes the following protein-coding sequences:
- the LOC122281759 gene encoding uncharacterized protein LOC122281759 isoform X2 gives rise to the protein MGDHVVLCVDGHVKSENLHSVQGAEGVPGSSGEGSGSHPAHPPTCTIDVERVGEHGVSEEEEEPLIQSVECRICQEEDSVKNLEVPCSCSGSLKFAHRKCVQRWCNEKGDITCEICHQPYQPGYTAPPPPPHSEDTSIDISEGWTISGTPLDLHDPRLLAMAAAEQHLLEAEYDEYADTSAGGATFCRSAAIILMALLLLRHALSLASADGDDDASAFFSIFLLRAAGFLLPCYIMAWAISILQRRRQRQEAAALAGTEVAAFMLQAGQRRSLQFTLAPGPAVIPHQEPLQ
- the LOC122281759 gene encoding uncharacterized protein LOC122281759 isoform X1, which produces MGDHVVLCVDGHVKSENLHSVQGAEGVPGSSGEGSGSHPAHPPTCTIDVERVGEHGVSEEEEEPLIQSVECRICQEEDSVKNLEVPCSCSGSLKFAHRKCVQRWCNEKGDITCEICHQPYQPGYTAPPPPPHSEDTSIDISEGWTISGTPLDLHDPRLLAMAAAEQHLLEAEYDEYADTSAGGATFCRSAAIILMALLLLRHALSLASADGDDDASAFFSVLQIFLLRAAGFLLPCYIMAWAISILQRRRQRQEAAALAGTEVAAFMLQAGQRRSLQFTLAPGPAVIPHQEPLQ